The following are encoded in a window of Spodoptera frugiperda isolate SF20-4 chromosome 3, AGI-APGP_CSIRO_Sfru_2.0, whole genome shotgun sequence genomic DNA:
- the LOC118274282 gene encoding uncharacterized protein LOC118274282, which yields MECNWIKISPSLSKGVGVINQLDETRFEQFLRRIVAKLKLQSAEIFTEDERTKLEKIFGIDQENLVLSIKTLQYIFKRMLKYIFMPTNLKNDLKGIGFNNEKSDSLVKVWSAETRTTLNELGSTTNKSSDSLNFSWKLNAELSSDYRKKCKVPKAYLSLRDTKETEIELTHPELYSIFLQFESIQNDLDNLIK from the exons ATGGAATGCAATTGGATAAAGATATCGCCAAG tttgaGCAAAGGTGTTGGTGTTATCAATCAGTTAGATGAAACACGTTTCGAACAGTTTCTTCGTCGTATAGTTGCAAAGTTAAAACTTCAGAGTGCAGAAATATTCACAGAAGATGAAAGAACCAAGCTGGAGAAAATATTTGGTATTGATCAGGAAAACTTAGTGTTGAGCATTAAAACTTtgcaatacatatttaaaagaatgctcaaatatatttttatgcctACCAATTTGAAAAATGATCTCAAAGGTATAGgatttaataatgaaaagtCTGATTCACTGGTGAAAGTTTGGTCAGCGGAGACAAGAACAACTCTTAATGAACTTGGTTCTACAACAAACAAAAGCAGTGATTCTCTGAATTTTTCATGGAAATTAAATGCTGAATTAAGTTCAGATTACCGAAAGAAGTGTAAGGTTCCGAAAGCATATTTGTCACTAAGAGACACAAAAGAAACTGAAATAGAATTAACCCATCCTGAGTTATATTCAATTTTTCTTCAATTCGAATCTATTCAGAATGACTTggacaatttaattaaataa